ACTCGAGAACGCGGCCGACGTTCTCGAACGGTACGAGGCGGACGATCCCCACGTCGAGGAACGGGACCTCGTCGAGGCGCGGGTCGTCACGTGGGCGATGGAGGATCTCGGGCCGCCGCACGTACCGGCCGGCGACTGAGTACCGGCGACCCCGACGTCGCGTCGCCGTCCGGACGGTGGGTGACTGTACCGACAGAGCGAATACCAAACACTGTTATCCCCCGTTCTGTATTGACGTGCGTGAACACACCTGCCGACGCGTTTGAACTGACCGAGCCGGAACTGACAGCCGACGACCTGTTGTTCGTCGAGGACCCGCACTTCGAGCCGGCGTCGGTCGCCATCGTGACGGGGGCGGCCTCGGGGATCGGTCGTGCGACCGCGGTCGCGTTGGCGGCCAACGGTCTCACTGTCGTCGGGGCCGACATCGACGAGGCCGGCCTCGAGGGGACCGTCGACCTCGCCGCCGCCGTCGGCGTCGACGGAACGGTGCGACCGCTCCCGACGGATCTCACCGACGACGGTGACGTCGAGGCGATGGTCGAGACGGCCGCGGAGGCGGGCGAGCTCCGGTACGTCGCCAGCATCGCCGGTATGCAGTACATCTCGCCCATCCCCGAGTTCCCTCCGGAGAAGTACGATCTGTTGCTCGACGTGATGCTTCGGGCTCCCTTCATGACGGCGAAGTTCGCCATGCCACACATCCGGGCGACCGGGGACGGCGTCGGCGCGATCGCGAATATGTCGTCGGTCCACGGTCAGTACGCCACCCAGGACAAGGCCGCCTACATCACCGCCAAACACGGTCTCGAGGGACTCACCCGGGCGATCGCTGCCGAAGGCGAGGGCACGCTCCGGGGCTTTTCTGTCAGCGCGGGCTACGTGTTGACGCCGCTCATGATGAACCAGATCGAGGACACCGCCGAGGAGCGCGGCATCTCCGAACGGGAGGTCGTCGAGGACGTCATGCTCGG
The genomic region above belongs to Natronomonas moolapensis 8.8.11 and contains:
- a CDS encoding SDR family oxidoreductase; this encodes MNTPADAFELTEPELTADDLLFVEDPHFEPASVAIVTGAASGIGRATAVALAANGLTVVGADIDEAGLEGTVDLAAAVGVDGTVRPLPTDLTDDGDVEAMVETAAEAGELRYVASIAGMQYISPIPEFPPEKYDLLLDVMLRAPFMTAKFAMPHIRATGDGVGAIANMSSVHGQYATQDKAAYITAKHGLEGLTRAIAAEGEGTLRGFSVSAGYVLTPLMMNQIEDTAEERGISEREVVEDVMLGQARGKEMLTPAEVANLFTFGFSKHGKHLNGADLLWDGGYTHTYE